Within Raphanus sativus cultivar WK10039 unplaced genomic scaffold, ASM80110v3 Scaffold2718, whole genome shotgun sequence, the genomic segment TTTGTATCAGTTACTACTCCTTCTCCGATTTTTATCCCTGTGGCAGCAGCCTCTTCCATCACCTTCTTCCCATTTCCTTTTCTCTTGAATGTTCCTGGCCTTTTTCTACTTTTAGGTTTCTTTAGAGAGGTCCCGGAAGTGTTTGTTTCATAGAAACCCACACTATAACCTGTTGAACCCTCATGGAGAAACTCAGATGAGTATAACGTTGATTCAGAGACCGGGAGCTCAGACACCACCTTCCCAGATTGAAGCACCTTCATACCAGCTGATATGGCACTGGCCATTAGCTTTTCTGGGTTTACAACTTGCTTCTTCTGAGCACTGAAGTCGTACACCACTCCTTTTCCCTTGTCCAGAGCGTTTGAAATAGTTGGAGCCGGTTCCAATCTAAGAAAAGTCTTCTGACCTAAGGGGTCATCCTTCAAGTCTTCAATGGATTTCCTCACTCTATCTTCTCTAGCCAGCTTTTCCGGGCCCTCCGCTGCCAGCAAGTACTGTCTCATCCCTTGGAGAACTTCTTCTGCAATCTTCGGTCTTCCAGAAATCGGGTCCCTTCCAACTTGATTCTCTGGCAGAACTCCAAATAAAGGGTCAGATTCATCCAGTTTTTCTATCAGCTCTGTTCTCTTGCTTCCTGCGGAAGAGGCTTCTTCTTGAGTTCCACCCATCTTACTCTTCACCTCAAAGGGACATTGAGATTGTTCATGAGTGAGCCTTTGACATGTATAGCACCTCTTTTGAACCCTCTCATAGTCATATAAGATATTCACCACTTCACCCCCAGGCAGTGTAAGCTTCTTGGATCTTCGTAGTGGTTTAGACACATAAAACTTCACTAAGACTCTTACATAGTCTTTGTACTGCGCTTTCTCAGGATCATAAGGAACATCGATAACTTGA encodes:
- the LOC130505941 gene encoding uncharacterized protein LOC130505941 encodes the protein MSSKLDKPMLHMSLEEEDDEPCVLPDRPEFYSTERNEMSLVGRLLNPKCQRMEDLICEMPRKWQLYNRVKGVALSKEKFQFIFKHEQDLLEVLNRGAHTCENWSIVIDRWVAKPPEDYLQHMKVWVQMRNIPVNHYTPGTISYLGEFAGQVIDVPYDPEKAQYKDYVRVLVKFYVSKPLRRSKKLTLPGGEVVNILYDYERVQKRCYTCQRLTHEQSQCPFEVKSKMGGTQEEASSAGSKRTELIEKLDESDPLFGVLPENQVGRDPISGRPKIAEEVLQGMRQYLLAAEGPEKLAREDRVRKSIEDLKDDPLGQKTFLRLEPAPTISNALDKGKGVVYDFSAQKKQVVNPEKLMASAISAGMKVLQSGKVVSELPVSESTLYSSEFLHEGSTGYSVGFYETNTSGTSLKKPKSRKRPGTFKRKGNGKKVMEEAAATGIKIGEGVVTDTKRKAPEDVEPSKRSARFKKPLVVPNEGPSNI